The Austwickia sp. genome includes a region encoding these proteins:
- a CDS encoding IS3 family transposase — protein MLAVLTSERFCDKSVSQAWATLLDEGTYLCSMSTMHRILRRNDAAGERRRQAVHPAKKKPELLATKSGQVWSWDITKLRGPGRGIWFQLYVVLDIFSRYVVAWTVQACEDSQIAKTMLEEAFGLHGIPDAVHADRGTSMTSKPVAQLLLDLGVDRSHSRPRVSNDNPYSESAFKTLKYAPVFPDAFGSLADARTFCEAFFTYYNHEHRHSGIGLHTPASVHFGTAAEIRAQRQATLDAAHATHPHRFGNRRPQAPKLPQAAWINQPSPEALIQTA, from the coding sequence GTGCTGGCCGTGCTGACCAGCGAACGGTTCTGTGACAAGAGCGTCTCCCAGGCCTGGGCCACGCTGCTGGACGAGGGCACCTACCTGTGCTCGATGTCCACGATGCACCGGATCCTGCGCCGCAACGACGCAGCTGGGGAACGTCGCCGGCAGGCGGTCCATCCGGCGAAGAAGAAGCCCGAACTGCTGGCCACCAAGTCCGGGCAAGTCTGGTCGTGGGACATCACCAAACTCCGCGGCCCCGGCCGTGGGATCTGGTTCCAGCTCTACGTCGTGCTCGACATCTTCTCCCGCTACGTCGTGGCCTGGACCGTCCAAGCCTGCGAGGACTCGCAGATCGCCAAGACCATGCTCGAGGAGGCATTCGGCCTGCACGGCATCCCCGACGCGGTCCACGCCGACAGAGGCACCTCGATGACCTCCAAGCCCGTCGCCCAGCTCCTGCTCGACCTGGGCGTGGACCGCTCCCACTCCCGACCACGGGTCAGCAACGACAACCCCTACAGCGAGTCGGCGTTCAAGACCTTGAAGTACGCCCCCGTGTTCCCCGACGCGTTCGGCTCTCTGGCCGACGCCCGCACGTTCTGCGAGGCGTTCTTCACCTACTACAACCACGAGCACCGACACTCCGGGATCGGACTTCATACCCCCGCGTCGGTCCACTTCGGCACCGCCGCCGAGATCCGCGCCCAGCGCCAGGCCACCCTCGACGCCGCCCACGCCACCCACCCGCACCGATTCGGCAACCGCCGACCCCAGGCACCCAAACTGCCCCAGGCCGCCTGGATCAACCAACCCTCACCGGAGGCCCTCATACAGACCGCGTAA
- a CDS encoding type II toxin-antitoxin system VapC family toxin, translated as MIHLDTTFVVDAICESRRGELGPARRWLSDHRGEALGLSVFVLSELLVGAELHGDPLAERQRVLRVCGDLPVALPDAGLAPTYASVHAALLRQGSPLATMDLLIACVALGAGAPLLTANHRTFSRIHGLRVLDY; from the coding sequence GTGATTCACCTCGACACGACCTTCGTCGTTGACGCGATCTGTGAGAGCCGGCGGGGCGAGCTTGGGCCGGCGCGGCGATGGCTTTCGGATCACCGCGGCGAGGCCCTCGGCCTCAGCGTATTCGTGCTGTCAGAGCTCTTGGTCGGCGCCGAACTCCATGGCGATCCCCTCGCGGAGCGGCAACGCGTGCTTCGCGTGTGCGGAGACCTGCCGGTTGCACTCCCGGATGCCGGGCTTGCTCCGACGTATGCCAGCGTCCATGCTGCCCTCCTCCGGCAAGGCTCGCCGCTCGCGACGATGGACCTACTCATCGCGTGCGTGGCTCTCGGCGCGGGTGCTCCCCTCCTGACGGCGAATCACCGCACCTTCTCCCGAATCCATGGGCTGCGGGTGCTCGACTACTGA
- a CDS encoding APC family permease: MPRPSSGCSRSCGRAFTRREVGGPVTTLERRLGLGDAVIVGLAAMVGAGVFAAFGPAARAAGGWLSAALLLAAGVAWCNATSSARLAARYPASGGTYVYGRERLGPFWGYLAGWCFVVGKTASCAAMALTVGAYAWPAHAHLVAVLAVAAVVAIDCAGVEKSARASRLIVGCVLAVLLLFVAVALASPRPGGPDAREAAGAASPYGVLQAAGLLFFAFAGYARLATLGEEVREPERTIPRAIPVALGIALAVYAGVAAALWWLLGPGGLAEAGSPLADAAAVSRWPGLGAVLRATAVVAAFGSLLSLLLGVSRTAFAMARDGHLPEVLAEVSARTRVPHRAALAVGLVAGLVSAVADVRAAIGFSSVAVLTYYAIANAAASTLRADEGPPARGVPWLGLAGCLVLAATLPWASVVGGLALIAAGATAYAVRRRG; this comes from the coding sequence ATGCCGCGGCCGTCGAGCGGGTGCTCGCGGAGCTGCGGCAGAGCATTCACCAGACGTGAGGTCGGGGGCCCCGTGACGACCTTGGAGCGACGGCTGGGGCTGGGTGATGCCGTCATCGTGGGCCTGGCGGCAATGGTCGGGGCGGGCGTCTTCGCGGCCTTCGGTCCGGCCGCGCGGGCGGCCGGGGGCTGGCTGTCGGCCGCGTTGCTGCTGGCCGCCGGGGTGGCCTGGTGCAATGCCACGTCGTCGGCGCGGCTCGCGGCCCGCTATCCGGCTTCCGGGGGCACCTACGTCTACGGCCGGGAGCGCCTCGGGCCGTTCTGGGGCTACCTCGCGGGCTGGTGCTTCGTGGTGGGCAAGACCGCGAGCTGCGCGGCAATGGCGCTGACGGTGGGGGCGTACGCCTGGCCCGCGCACGCGCACCTCGTGGCGGTGCTGGCCGTGGCTGCCGTCGTGGCCATCGATTGTGCCGGGGTGGAGAAGAGCGCGCGAGCGTCGCGGCTGATCGTGGGGTGCGTGCTCGCGGTGCTGCTGCTGTTCGTGGCGGTCGCGTTGGCCAGTCCTCGTCCGGGCGGTCCGGACGCGCGGGAGGCCGCGGGGGCGGCGTCGCCGTACGGCGTCCTGCAGGCCGCCGGCCTGCTGTTCTTCGCCTTTGCCGGGTACGCGCGGCTGGCCACCCTGGGGGAGGAGGTGCGCGAGCCGGAGCGCACGATCCCGCGGGCGATCCCGGTGGCGCTGGGGATCGCGCTGGCGGTGTACGCCGGGGTCGCGGCGGCGCTGTGGTGGCTGCTGGGGCCCGGGGGTCTGGCCGAGGCGGGGTCCCCGCTCGCGGACGCGGCCGCGGTCTCCCGGTGGCCCGGGCTCGGTGCCGTGCTGCGGGCGACGGCGGTGGTGGCGGCCTTCGGTTCCCTGCTGTCGCTGCTGCTCGGAGTGTCCCGCACGGCGTTCGCGATGGCCCGTGACGGGCACCTGCCGGAGGTGCTTGCTGAGGTGAGCGCCCGGACTCGGGTGCCGCATCGGGCGGCCCTGGCCGTGGGGCTGGTGGCCGGTCTGGTGTCGGCCGTCGCGGACGTGCGCGCAGCCATCGGCTTCAGCTCGGTGGCAGTGCTGACCTACTACGCCATCGCCAATGCGGCCGCCTCGACCCTTCGCGCCGACGAGGGCCCGCCCGCGCGAGGGGTTCCGTGGCTCGGGCTGGCCGGGTGCCTGGTGCTGGCGGCGACCCTGCCGTGGGCGTCGGTCGTGGGTGGGCTGGCGTTGATCGCGGCTGGGGCGACGGCGTACGCCGTACGTCGTCGCGGGTGA
- a CDS encoding cysteine hydrolase: MSIDPQRTALVLIEFQNDFTSEGGTLHDAVKDVMSSTNMLDNTVAMADAARAAGATVVHVPISFKPGYGELTNAPYGILAGVVESQSFLAGKWGSEIVDVLTPKDDDVVVEGKRGLDAFASTNLDFILRSKGLSTIALAGFLTNCCVESTMRTAYEKGYDVYTLTDCVAATSAEEHDNAIARDYPMFSRPTTSTDFAAALSGDGGVTDTSRGY; encoded by the coding sequence ATGAGCATCGACCCGCAGCGCACCGCGCTCGTCCTCATCGAGTTCCAGAACGACTTCACTTCCGAAGGCGGCACCCTGCACGACGCCGTGAAGGACGTCATGAGCAGCACGAACATGCTCGACAACACGGTGGCGATGGCCGACGCCGCGCGCGCGGCCGGCGCCACCGTCGTCCACGTCCCGATCTCGTTCAAGCCGGGGTACGGCGAGCTCACCAACGCCCCGTACGGCATCCTCGCAGGCGTCGTCGAGTCGCAGAGCTTCCTCGCCGGCAAGTGGGGCAGCGAGATCGTCGACGTGCTGACCCCCAAAGACGACGACGTCGTCGTGGAAGGCAAGCGCGGCCTGGACGCCTTCGCCTCCACCAACCTCGACTTCATCCTGCGCAGCAAGGGACTGTCCACGATCGCCCTGGCGGGCTTCCTCACCAACTGCTGCGTCGAGTCGACGATGCGTACGGCGTACGAGAAGGGCTACGACGTCTACACCCTCACCGACTGCGTGGCCGCGACCAGCGCCGAGGAGCACGACAACGCCATCGCCCGCGATTACCCGATGTTCAGTCGCCCCACGACATCCACCGACTTCGCGGCGGCCCTGTCCGGCGACGGCGGAGTGACCGACACGAGCCGTGGCTACTGA
- a CDS encoding transposase — protein sequence MSQADRPARSSRRRFTAAFKAAVVQEYDAADGPGARGAILRREGLYDSHVQKWRKAVEEGRLRDTPVAGLTPSRDRSRQAQLEAENVRLQAELDMTKSMLEVMGKAHALLETVSKSAPGKQQ from the coding sequence ATGAGTCAGGCGGATCGGCCGGCGCGGTCTTCGCGGCGTAGGTTCACGGCGGCGTTTAAGGCGGCGGTGGTCCAGGAGTATGACGCGGCGGACGGTCCGGGGGCGCGGGGCGCGATTTTGCGTCGTGAGGGTTTGTATGACTCTCATGTGCAGAAGTGGCGCAAAGCGGTCGAGGAGGGCCGTTTGCGGGATACCCCGGTTGCGGGTCTGACCCCGAGCCGGGACCGTTCGCGGCAGGCCCAGTTAGAGGCCGAGAATGTGCGGTTGCAGGCCGAGTTGGACATGACGAAATCGATGTTGGAGGTCATGGGAAAAGCACACGCGCTCTTGGAGACGGTGTCCAAGAGCGCGCCGGGAAAGCAGCAGTGA
- a CDS encoding antitoxin VapB family protein, with translation MAVKTITIDLDAYERLSRLKNGDSFSQVIKKYLPAAGSTAGDLLDALDDVALSEETVDAIDAAVQDRRNHAVRVPNW, from the coding sequence ATGGCCGTGAAGACCATCACCATCGATCTGGACGCCTACGAACGACTGAGCCGGCTGAAGAATGGCGATTCGTTCTCCCAGGTGATCAAGAAGTACCTGCCCGCGGCTGGCTCGACCGCGGGAGACCTGCTCGACGCGCTGGATGATGTCGCGCTCTCCGAGGAGACGGTCGATGCCATCGACGCTGCTGTCCAGGACCGAAGGAATCACGCTGTGCGAGTGCCGAACTGGTGA
- the asnB gene encoding asparagine synthase (glutamine-hydrolyzing) translates to MCGICGFIDPATTYDREQVIRTQAARITHRGPDDDGFHIDGDVHLGFRRLSIIDLAEGHQPLFNEDGTKVITFNGEIYNYQSVRERLTGRGHRFRTASDTEVLLHSYDEYGAGMFDHLRGMFAFAIWDSRERELCLARDFFGIKPLYYAPLKDGFAWASEIKCLLENPAVRRELNPQALASYLSFQYNPLDETMFAGIYKLPPAHYLRWKDGRWEIKRYWAAEFHPEEGRTFEDHVEELSAVLEDSVKAHMIADVEVGSFLSSGVDSSFVAASFGGQRTFTVGFDNAGYNEIDAALALAADIGVESHSKVITPTEYWDALSDIQWHMDEPLADPACVPLYFVSKVAREHVKVVLSGEGADELFGGYQIYNEPHGLRHISRVPRTVRRGLGTLGDKLPKFYGQGYLHRGALDLQERFIGNAYQFRAGDVRALMNDELAHPILPGDVTGPFYARTIGLDDATRMQHLDIHLWMVGDILLKADKMSMANSIEVRVPFLDKEVMAVAAKIPTRYRMDGTQTKTAFRAAAAKKLPRAYYERPKLGFPVPIRVWLKEQPWNGRVTEAFASATARQYFDVAMLRRLLDDHGAGVADNSRLIWTVFIFLVWHERYFDA, encoded by the coding sequence ATGTGCGGCATCTGCGGCTTCATCGACCCGGCCACGACGTACGACCGGGAGCAGGTGATCCGCACCCAAGCCGCGCGGATCACGCACCGAGGGCCCGACGATGACGGCTTCCACATCGACGGCGACGTTCACCTGGGCTTCCGCCGGCTGTCGATCATCGACCTGGCCGAAGGCCACCAGCCGCTCTTCAACGAGGACGGCACGAAGGTCATCACCTTCAACGGCGAGATCTACAACTACCAGTCCGTGCGCGAGCGGCTGACCGGGCGCGGGCACCGATTCCGCACGGCCAGCGACACCGAGGTGCTGCTCCACTCGTACGACGAGTACGGCGCCGGCATGTTCGACCACCTGCGCGGCATGTTCGCGTTCGCGATCTGGGACTCCCGCGAGCGCGAACTTTGTCTCGCACGGGACTTCTTCGGGATCAAGCCGCTCTACTACGCGCCGCTGAAGGATGGCTTCGCATGGGCGAGCGAGATCAAGTGCTTGCTGGAGAACCCGGCCGTACGTCGTGAGCTGAACCCGCAGGCGCTCGCGAGTTACTTGAGCTTCCAGTACAACCCGCTCGACGAGACGATGTTCGCCGGCATCTACAAGCTGCCCCCGGCGCACTACCTGCGCTGGAAGGACGGCCGCTGGGAGATCAAGCGCTACTGGGCCGCCGAGTTCCACCCCGAGGAGGGGCGGACGTTCGAGGACCACGTCGAGGAGCTGTCGGCGGTCCTGGAGGACTCGGTCAAGGCACACATGATCGCCGACGTCGAGGTGGGCTCGTTCCTGTCCTCCGGCGTCGACAGCTCCTTCGTGGCGGCGAGCTTCGGCGGGCAGCGCACCTTCACGGTCGGCTTCGACAACGCCGGGTACAACGAGATCGACGCCGCGCTAGCCCTGGCCGCGGACATCGGCGTGGAGTCGCACAGCAAGGTCATCACGCCGACCGAGTACTGGGACGCCCTGTCCGACATCCAGTGGCACATGGACGAGCCACTGGCCGACCCCGCGTGCGTGCCGCTGTATTTCGTCTCCAAGGTCGCCCGCGAGCACGTCAAGGTCGTGCTCTCCGGGGAGGGCGCGGACGAGCTGTTCGGCGGCTATCAGATCTACAACGAGCCGCACGGGCTGCGGCACATCTCGCGGGTCCCCCGGACCGTACGTCGTGGGCTCGGCACCCTCGGGGACAAGCTGCCCAAGTTCTACGGTCAGGGCTACCTGCACCGGGGGGCGCTGGACCTGCAGGAACGCTTCATCGGCAATGCCTACCAGTTCCGCGCGGGCGACGTACGCGCCCTGATGAACGACGAGCTGGCGCACCCGATCCTGCCCGGCGACGTGACCGGGCCGTTCTATGCCCGCACGATCGGGCTCGACGACGCGACGCGGATGCAGCACCTCGACATCCACCTGTGGATGGTCGGCGACATCCTGCTCAAGGCCGACAAGATGAGCATGGCCAATTCGATCGAGGTGCGTGTGCCGTTCCTCGACAAGGAGGTCATGGCCGTCGCCGCGAAGATCCCGACGCGTTATCGGATGGACGGGACGCAGACCAAGACGGCGTTCCGAGCCGCGGCGGCGAAGAAGCTCCCCCGGGCCTATTACGAGCGGCCCAAGCTGGGCTTCCCGGTGCCGATCCGGGTGTGGCTCAAGGAGCAGCCGTGGAACGGCAGAGTCACCGAGGCGTTCGCCTCGGCGACCGCGCGGCAGTACTTCGACGTCGCCATGCTGCGCCGGCTCCTCGACGACCACGGCGCCGGGGTGGCCGACAACAGCCGGCTGATCTGGACAGTCTTCATCTTCCTGGTCTGGCACGAGCGGTACTTCGACGCCTGA
- a CDS encoding type II toxin-antitoxin system Phd/YefM family antitoxin has product MTEMTVSHARARLADVVDAARVGHAPVYLTRRGHRIAAVIDADDLDRLIAAAEDLADLLAARDARAEMATGELAIPWDQVKSDLGLA; this is encoded by the coding sequence ATGACAGAGATGACCGTGAGCCACGCCCGGGCCCGCTTAGCCGACGTGGTGGACGCCGCTCGGGTCGGCCACGCCCCCGTGTACCTCACCCGACGCGGCCACCGCATCGCGGCCGTCATCGACGCGGACGACCTCGACCGCCTGATCGCGGCCGCGGAAGACCTCGCCGACCTCCTCGCGGCCCGTGACGCGCGTGCGGAGATGGCGACCGGAGAACTTGCCATCCCGTGGGACCAGGTCAAGTCCGACCTCGGGTTGGCATGA
- a CDS encoding IS1380 family transposase, protein MKRTSWSTGLSVTSDGVGVVAHAGSVATRLLADRVGLTSELSKVMVRRNFVPGHDRGRVLTDVAVMLADGGEAIADIDVLRHQSSVLGRVASAPTVWRALDEVTPGRLKRIQNARARVRRQVWSQLPDGVPASKVAGTDLDDLIVLDTDATIVISHSEKENAAATFKRTFGFHPLGVWCDNTSEFLAAKLRAGNAGSNTAADHIEVLTDAIAQIPGTHRKKLLIRSDGAGASHKLLDWLTEQNRVRGRSVEYSVGFAVTEKIRDAIDLVPKKVWTPALDADGGIREGGDVAELTGLLDLSSWPTGMRVIVRRERPHPGAQLSLFEERDGWRYQAFVTNTTTGQLAFLEARHRAHARVEDRIRHAKDSGLGRFPSREFEINRVWLMLVQIAADLTAWTRLLALTGDAKSLAACEPKALRYRFLHVPARLTHSARRRRLRIPESWPWAAAIVAVFANIAAIPQPA, encoded by the coding sequence GTGAAGCGTACTTCGTGGTCTACCGGCTTGTCCGTGACCTCCGATGGTGTCGGCGTGGTGGCCCATGCGGGCAGCGTCGCCACCCGCCTTCTGGCCGACCGGGTCGGCCTCACGTCCGAGTTGTCCAAGGTGATGGTCCGCCGCAACTTCGTCCCCGGTCACGACCGCGGCAGGGTGCTGACCGACGTCGCGGTGATGCTCGCCGACGGCGGGGAGGCGATCGCCGACATCGACGTGCTGCGCCACCAGTCCAGCGTGCTGGGCCGTGTCGCGTCGGCGCCGACGGTGTGGCGGGCACTGGACGAGGTCACACCTGGCCGGTTGAAGAGGATCCAGAACGCGCGGGCGCGGGTCCGCCGCCAGGTCTGGTCCCAGCTGCCTGACGGCGTCCCGGCGAGCAAGGTCGCCGGGACCGATCTTGACGATCTGATCGTGCTCGACACCGACGCGACCATCGTGATCAGCCACAGCGAGAAGGAGAACGCGGCGGCCACGTTCAAGCGGACCTTCGGGTTCCACCCACTCGGGGTGTGGTGCGACAACACGAGTGAGTTCCTCGCCGCCAAGCTCCGCGCTGGCAATGCCGGCTCGAACACCGCCGCCGACCACATCGAGGTCCTCACCGACGCGATCGCGCAGATCCCCGGCACGCACCGCAAGAAGCTGCTCATCCGCTCCGACGGCGCGGGCGCATCGCACAAGCTGCTGGACTGGCTTACCGAGCAGAACCGGGTCCGTGGCCGCAGCGTGGAGTACAGCGTGGGTTTCGCGGTCACCGAGAAGATCCGCGACGCCATCGACCTGGTCCCGAAGAAGGTCTGGACCCCGGCACTCGACGCCGACGGTGGGATCCGCGAAGGAGGTGACGTCGCCGAGCTCACCGGGCTCTTGGACCTGAGCAGCTGGCCGACCGGAATGCGCGTCATCGTGCGCCGCGAACGACCCCATCCCGGCGCCCAACTGTCGCTGTTCGAGGAACGTGACGGCTGGCGCTACCAAGCCTTCGTCACCAACACCACGACCGGACAACTGGCTTTCCTCGAGGCCCGGCATCGGGCGCACGCTCGGGTCGAGGACCGGATCCGGCACGCCAAGGACTCGGGGCTGGGGCGGTTCCCGTCGCGGGAGTTCGAGATCAACCGGGTGTGGCTGATGCTGGTGCAGATCGCTGCCGACCTGACCGCATGGACCCGGCTCCTCGCACTGACCGGAGACGCGAAGTCGCTGGCGGCGTGTGAGCCGAAAGCGCTGCGCTACCGCTTCCTTCACGTCCCAGCCCGGCTGACTCACAGCGCCCGCCGACGACGCTTGCGGATACCCGAGTCGTGGCCATGGGCGGCCGCGATCGTCGCAGTCTTCGCCAACATCGCCGCGATCCCACAACCCGCCTGA
- a CDS encoding AraC family transcriptional regulator, which translates to MGDDASQSPWFTGVALGGALSEWVQLVWRAETTRTHRLVPDGCVDLVWTSAGVVVCGTEDVGWDFTLPPGEIASGIRLKAGLAPALLRVPANEMANQRIDLADLLGRAASPVVDGLHAARCDAERVRMLTRLVGGLCDDAAPDRLAMAGMRLLDARPALSVAAAAGTVGLSERQFRRRVLHSFGFAPAVVRRVHRLHRFLDLGRSHPDSSISALAHAVGFHDHQHLVRDARAIGRGTPSELLGR; encoded by the coding sequence GTGGGGGACGACGCGTCCCAGTCGCCCTGGTTCACGGGGGTTGCCCTAGGCGGTGCCCTGAGCGAATGGGTCCAGCTGGTATGGCGTGCCGAGACGACCCGCACGCATCGGCTCGTCCCCGACGGCTGCGTCGATCTCGTGTGGACGTCGGCAGGGGTCGTGGTGTGTGGCACCGAGGATGTCGGCTGGGACTTCACCCTTCCGCCGGGGGAGATCGCCAGCGGGATCCGGCTCAAGGCGGGCCTGGCCCCGGCTTTGCTCCGCGTTCCCGCCAACGAAATGGCCAACCAGCGCATCGATCTGGCGGACCTCCTCGGGCGCGCGGCGAGTCCGGTGGTCGACGGACTGCACGCGGCGCGATGCGACGCAGAGCGGGTCAGGATGCTGACGCGGCTGGTGGGCGGTCTCTGCGACGACGCGGCCCCCGATCGGCTCGCGATGGCCGGCATGCGGCTGCTCGACGCGCGTCCCGCGCTGTCGGTCGCGGCGGCCGCCGGCACCGTGGGCTTGAGCGAGCGTCAGTTCAGGCGTCGGGTCCTACACAGCTTCGGCTTCGCCCCCGCCGTCGTGCGCCGCGTCCATCGGCTACATCGGTTCCTCGACCTCGGCCGCAGCCACCCCGACAGCTCGATCAGCGCCCTCGCCCACGCGGTCGGATTCCACGACCATCAGCACCTCGTGCGCGACGCCAGAGCCATCGGGCGCGGCACACCGTCCGAACTGCTCGGGCGCTGA
- a CDS encoding type II toxin-antitoxin system RelE/ParE family toxin produces the protein MTYRVDIAPAAARQLRKLDPPARRRIQAAIEILAAEPRPAGATKLVGGSGEWRVRTGTYRIVYEIHDNVLVILVIAIGHRRDIYQRR, from the coding sequence ATGACCTATCGGGTCGACATCGCCCCCGCTGCGGCTCGCCAGCTGCGCAAGCTGGACCCACCGGCGCGACGTCGAATTCAGGCGGCGATTGAGATCCTGGCCGCCGAGCCCCGTCCCGCGGGGGCGACGAAGCTGGTCGGTGGGTCCGGGGAGTGGCGGGTCCGGACCGGGACATACCGCATCGTCTACGAGATCCACGACAACGTGCTCGTCATCCTGGTCATCGCCATAGGCCACCGACGCGACATCTACCAGCGGCGCTGA
- a CDS encoding methionine synthase, with protein MSRASALGSWPGTDNSAMAEAVRVVRDTLTDASISGEPGIPYLPEVPARGPGADMIGRAAGILAGLSVDLQPSGWRLVDRPGRDESRATAYLRADLDKLAEAYDGYAGLLKLQVAGPWTLAAELRLNRGERVVVDPGACRDLAASLTEGVLGHVADVRRVVPGAELVLQLDEPLVPAVLAGELPTSSGFGRLRAVNADDVRRVLAELIGALDATVVVHSCAPQVPVALLQEAGAAAISLDVGLLGPRGWESVAVAVEAGTALWAGALPTNDPGAAPGAVAEPVRRAWRKLGLDLRLLDQVVITPACGLARMAPVDAVRVHRTLPRAAAELTEAARA; from the coding sequence GTGAGCAGAGCGAGCGCGCTGGGGTCGTGGCCTGGCACCGACAACAGCGCCATGGCCGAGGCGGTGCGGGTCGTCCGGGACACCCTCACCGACGCCTCGATCTCCGGGGAGCCGGGAATTCCCTATCTCCCCGAGGTACCCGCCCGGGGCCCCGGCGCCGACATGATCGGGCGGGCGGCCGGCATCCTCGCGGGGCTCTCCGTCGACCTGCAGCCCTCCGGCTGGCGGCTCGTCGACAGGCCAGGTCGGGACGAGTCCCGGGCGACGGCGTACCTGCGGGCCGATCTGGACAAGCTCGCGGAGGCGTACGACGGGTACGCCGGGCTGCTCAAGCTCCAGGTCGCCGGCCCCTGGACGCTGGCCGCCGAGCTGCGCCTCAACCGTGGCGAGCGCGTGGTGGTCGACCCCGGCGCCTGCCGCGACCTGGCCGCATCGCTGACGGAAGGTGTGCTCGGGCACGTCGCCGACGTACGTCGGGTGGTGCCGGGCGCCGAACTCGTCCTGCAGCTCGACGAACCCCTGGTGCCGGCGGTGTTGGCGGGAGAGCTGCCGACGAGCAGCGGGTTCGGTCGGCTCCGCGCGGTGAACGCGGACGACGTACGGCGGGTGCTGGCCGAGCTGATCGGGGCGCTGGACGCCACCGTGGTGGTGCACAGCTGCGCTCCGCAGGTGCCGGTGGCGCTGCTCCAGGAGGCTGGAGCCGCCGCGATCTCGCTGGACGTCGGCCTGCTCGGCCCGCGGGGCTGGGAGTCGGTGGCGGTTGCCGTGGAGGCGGGGACGGCGCTGTGGGCCGGAGCGCTGCCCACGAACGACCCGGGGGCTGCACCGGGGGCAGTCGCCGAGCCGGTACGCCGTGCCTGGCGGAAACTGGGCCTCGACCTGCGCTTGCTCGATCAGGTGGTGATCACCCCGGCCTGCGGGCTGGCCCGGATGGCGCCGGTGGACGCCGTACGCGTCCATCGCACCCTCCCGCGCGCCGCCGCCGAGCTGACCGAGGCCGCCCGCGCCTGA
- a CDS encoding DDE-type integrase/transposase/recombinase translates to MTAVLWPAFEAIEALAGTSAASALTGIARSSVYRWRARDRKPFGPSRAPKPKVMPSALSPAETAAVLEVLNSDRFADKAPAQVWATLLDEGRYLCSVSTMYRILRAHQQVRERRAVASHPSRVKPQLLATGPDQVFSWDITKLKGPSKGVYYSAYVMIDIYSRKIIHVEVHTREDKVLARDFIDAAIRANRGVLPRYIHSDNGGPMTSGTVAQLLSALDITRSLSRPKVSNDNPYSEAAFKTLKYCPAFPDDFGSLIDAQIFMRDFAGYYNQHHRHCGIGLYTPCSVHDGTWRDQRRTRQETLDAAWRARPDRFPGGRPQAPKVPTKAWINQPPASIQTSSASHTSEAA, encoded by the coding sequence GTGACCGCGGTGCTGTGGCCCGCGTTCGAGGCGATCGAGGCCCTGGCCGGGACCAGCGCTGCGTCGGCGTTGACCGGGATTGCCCGCTCGAGTGTGTATCGGTGGCGGGCCCGGGACAGGAAACCGTTCGGACCGTCTCGGGCGCCCAAACCCAAGGTGATGCCCTCGGCGTTGAGCCCCGCTGAGACGGCTGCTGTGCTGGAGGTCCTCAACAGCGACCGGTTCGCCGATAAGGCCCCCGCGCAGGTGTGGGCCACGCTGCTGGACGAGGGCCGGTACCTGTGCTCGGTATCCACGATGTACCGAATCCTGCGTGCTCACCAGCAAGTTCGTGAGCGGCGGGCGGTCGCTTCCCACCCCTCGCGGGTCAAGCCGCAGCTGCTGGCTACCGGCCCCGATCAGGTGTTCAGCTGGGACATCACCAAACTCAAGGGCCCGAGCAAGGGGGTGTACTACAGCGCGTACGTGATGATTGATATCTACTCCCGGAAAATCATTCACGTCGAAGTCCATACCCGTGAGGATAAGGTGTTGGCCCGCGACTTCATCGATGCCGCGATCCGCGCGAACCGCGGCGTCCTGCCTCGATACATTCATTCGGATAATGGCGGCCCGATGACCTCGGGCACCGTCGCGCAGCTCCTGTCGGCGCTGGATATCACCAGGTCGTTGTCGCGACCCAAGGTCAGTAACGACAATCCCTACTCCGAAGCGGCGTTTAAAACCCTCAAGTACTGTCCTGCCTTCCCCGACGACTTCGGGTCGCTGATCGACGCGCAAATATTCATGCGCGATTTCGCCGGCTACTACAACCAGCATCACCGGCATTGCGGGATCGGGCTGTACACCCCTTGTTCCGTCCATGACGGGACCTGGCGCGATCAACGCCGGACCCGTCAAGAGACCCTGGACGCGGCCTGGCGGGCCCGTCCCGACCGTTTCCCGGGCGGCCGCCCCCAGGCACCCAAGGTGCCGACCAAGGCCTGGATCAACCAGCCGCCAGCCAGCATCCAGACCAGCTCCGCTTCCCACACTTCCGAAGCGGCCTAA